In Vitis vinifera cultivar Pinot Noir 40024 chromosome 4, ASM3070453v1, the genomic window gagaatattatatgACTAGTGGATCTTGAGTTTTGATCACAAGGCAAAAGCATAGAAGGAACTGTGGTCTGCATTTAAGCTAACTAGCATACAATAATGTAGAAAAGCGGAACTTATTCGACGTACCCAAAACGCATATGTTGCGTGTTAAATTTACCAAACATCgatatttcttcaaattcccACAAAATTGGCTTAGAAAAAGtggggacaaaaaaaaaaaaaaaacctctgaGACTGATGGCAGATGCTAAGAGAAGCTATGCAACTTCCACAATAATAGCTGTGTTTGATCTGATGCCATTCCTCCATTAATATTAGTCATGCCCCACAGCCAGATATGAATATTCCAATTAGCTATCATTGGTGAGGAACCAACTTCACTGACGTCCCAACAAGAAGAATAAACAATGCCGACTGATAATCAGAAGCCATATTTGCTAAGGTGGGTGGAATAATCGCTGGACCTCATTCCATATTCTATAAGATTGCTTACCATAGCATTGAGCCCCCTTGGCTTAAAGGCAAACTTCCCTTTCATCACCCATCAAAAGTTATCTCATCCAAGGCATAGAATCATATACACCCACCAAGTTTTCCATCCCTACAATATGATaaagatattcaaaaatatTGCTTCGTCTCTGCATGGATATACATATAAATACCCTAGTTCTTAAGCTTGATCACCAtgttactttctttctttagtgTCTCAAAAACCCTAAAGCCTTTCTTTGGTTGAGAAGTTagctaaaaaatcaaaataaggcAAGATGATAGGATGGGAGGATGTATACAAGGTGGTGGTTGCCATGTTACCACTCTATGTTGCACTGGTCCTAGGGTATGGCTCTGTGAAGTGGTGGCGAATTTTTACGCCTGATCAGTGTGACGCGATCAACCGCCTTGTTTGCTACTTCACTCTCCCCCTTTTCACCTTTGAGTTCACTGCCCATGTTGATCCCTTCAAGATGAACTACCTCTTCATTGGTGCGGATGCCGTCTCCAAGTTGATAATTGTATTGGTGCTTGCCCTTTGGGCCAAGTGCAGCAGCAAGGGCAGCTATTGCTGGTCTATAACAAGCTTCTCTTTGGCCACCTTGACCAACTCCCTGGTTGTGGGGGTGCCTTTGATAAAAGCCATGTATGGGCCGCTAGGAGTTGATCTTGTCGTCCAATCATCAGTCGTGCAGGCCATCATCTGGCTCACACTTCTGCTATTTGTTCTGGAGTTTCGAAGGACAGGTACCGGCATTTCTTCAAATACTACTATGGGAGACTCTGGTGTGATAGAGGTTGAGCCTGGAAAAGATTTAGAAACTAATGAGATGGTGGTGAGCACTAGACTATCTTTCTGGTCATTGATGAGGAAAGTATGGCTGAAACTTGCACAAAACCCTAACTCCTACGCTTGTATTATCGGTATCGTCTGGGCTTTCATAGCGAACAGGTAGGCTAGaatattttcaattgaaatCATAGTGTATAGTGTGGTGATTTAGGCCATGCAGTGTTACTAATACTAGGGATTAATTTCATTGTAGGTGGCATTTTGAAATGCCAAGCATCATGGAGGGATCGATATTGATCATGTCAAGAGCTGGAACAGGCACTGCCATGTTTAGTATGGGTGAGATTGATAGCgtttccattaatttttttgttctcttgttatcaatcatgttattattatcaatcaaaatattatgataTACATACATTATGGACCCAAATCCTAATCATTTATGACTTCTTCGAGCCTGTTGATGATCTAAAGCTTCACATGGGTACTAAAAAGGTCAAATAGGCCAAATTCAGGATGATCTTTAGCTAAGAATGTTGTATATTAATTGTTtggttttaagaaaataatggaGTGGCTTTGGAATGTATGTAGGGCTCTTCATGGCTATGCAAGAGAAGATTATAGCTTGTGGCACAACCCTAACGGTGTTCGGGATGGTCTTGCGGTTTATTGCTGGACCAGCAGCAATGGCTATCGGCGCTATTGCTGTTGGTCTGCATGGTGACGTTTTGCGCATTGCTATCATACAAGTAAATCTTTACAAACTATATGGATCGGTTTTCACcatttgataaatcaaatattaaactAATTTAGTCAAATATACTAAACATGTAACATaagtttgtaaattttttttttttttttttttgcataacctaacaaaataaaaaaataaaaattcggACTATTAAATTCAAAGTGACCCACTTGGAATTAATTCTATTTCATGTAGGACTAGGTTTATAGTTTAATATTAAATTCAAGTGACCCACTTGGAATTAATTCTATTTCATGAAGTACTAGGTTTATAGTTTAATTATGTGATTGTGAAAGCATTAAATTTGATGACTTGTGAAAGGGGAACTTTTGAGTCTAGTCTGAGTCATAGTGTTGTTATAATGATAATTAATTCAATGAGCTTCACTCAAAAGACGAATGGTTCAACTTGTAATTTAAGCAATAAATCTAGTAATTTTGGCCAAGAGTGGAGTCCACAAAGGCCAACTTTTTTAGTAGCATTTCACTTCACGAGTGCTAATTAAAGCTTTGAATGACGTCCAacttttttaaatgtttttctttatacaCTAAATGTGATATACCTTGTCTTTCGCTGATCTATATGTATGATCCTTAAagggttttcattttttattttatttttatttaatatttattgcACAACCATgtgcttttcttcttttaaaacgctatttaaaaaaaaattgtttaaataaaaaaacccatCCTTTAagcaaatatttattaattttgataaatattagaTACATAAATAAGTTTGTTgatatgatgttttgttttgcAGGCCGCGGTACCACAATCGATCACATCATTTATCTATGCTAAAGAATATGGATTGCATGCAGATGTGCTTAGCACAGCGTAAGTGATTACAACTTTATTTTGGATAGCACGTCTTTAATAATACAAGAAATATAAGTAGAAGTATGGATGACAATGAAGTGGGCTTTTTCGAGTACCCATCACACCCTGTGCCCTAATGGGATGAGTCTCAATTTTAACTAGACgggtttgagaatttttttaaaacctagagcgggttcgggtattgccttGTCCCATCCTACCCCaccccaattatatataaaattaatttttaaaattaaattaattttcatttaaattttactatttttaatatatatataataataaaatattttttaataaaataagttataaaaatataatagtctaattatttataaaatatatttattttaatataattaaaaatacaaaataaaataaaaaagttaaatgagaCGAGGTGGGATAGGGCGAGTATGAGAATTTCTTATACGCACCCTGTCCTACCTTGTccagtttaattttttaaatggaatggatatgtgaattattttgaattaataggACAAGGTTGGGATGCGGGACACAACACACGGATGTATTAGAAATGATCTCTTGGAATGAATGTAAAGCTAaacaaattatacaaatatatataatatttttttaaaaaattaataaaataaaagtctatgaCCCCTCTTACATCTTTCAACGTGGGTGAGTGTAAGTCCAATGGTCAAACGCTCAACCATGAGAGCTCTACTCAAAGACTCTTCAAAGTTGTGTTCGATCTTTAAATGCGTAAGCTCAGGTTATTCAAAATGAGGATAAATCACGATATTAGCACCATATGAGTACAAGTCtatggtttaaatttttattcaaataattgtcCATGCTTAAGAGTTCTATTCACTCTTAGAAATTGCCTTTGATCTTCAATTGCCATGCAATCGAGAAGCTCCTCCAAAAGACGCTTAAACTCAAAATGAAATGCAAGTTAAATGAGATCAATGcataaatgtttttgaaaattttgattcttaTTGATGACCCCTTTTCCGTTGCAGGGTGATTTTTGGCATGATCGTCTCCCTTCCGTTGTTGGTCGGTTACTATGCGGTTTTAGagtttttgaattgattttccCTATATATGGATAACTTTTCGATGTGGGAAGTGAGTTAGGGAGAGATCAAtgaacattttaattttttgtgcTTGAAGCTATTGCAGACTAAATCAGTCCACTGCTATTGCAATCTTATTTCTGATCTTTTTGTGGACTTTGGAATCCAATAATACTTCTATGaattctaacaaaaaaaaaaaaaaaagcttaattAATTTGAGACAAAATTATCTTAATTAAAATCAAGGAATTACAATGTT contains:
- the LOC100244520 gene encoding auxin efflux carrier component 5, with protein sequence MIGWEDVYKVVVAMLPLYVALVLGYGSVKWWRIFTPDQCDAINRLVCYFTLPLFTFEFTAHVDPFKMNYLFIGADAVSKLIIVLVLALWAKCSSKGSYCWSITSFSLATLTNSLVVGVPLIKAMYGPLGVDLVVQSSVVQAIIWLTLLLFVLEFRRTGTGISSNTTMGDSGVIEVEPGKDLETNEMVVSTRLSFWSLMRKVWLKLAQNPNSYACIIGIVWAFIANRWHFEMPSIMEGSILIMSRAGTGTAMFSMGLFMAMQEKIIACGTTLTVFGMVLRFIAGPAAMAIGAIAVGLHGDVLRIAIIQAAVPQSITSFIYAKEYGLHADVLSTAVIFGMIVSLPLLVGYYAVLEFLN